Proteins encoded together in one Camelina sativa cultivar DH55 chromosome 9, Cs, whole genome shotgun sequence window:
- the LOC104713393 gene encoding probable methyltransferase PMT10, which yields MKLTDVGFDVVKSPRLIKLIAFAFLSISTIFLFNHFSDSFSYPSLRFPVSSSSNVTEAIQTSDTESAPPPLPVPSPPPPQRPRLKISPPPLPPTVVRTGIVDENGAMSDSFEIGGFDPDSVDELKSATGNSSATSVDNDSEAGFRIEKFNFCEKTKTDHIPCLDNEEEIKRLNSTDRGENYERHCPKQSLDCLIPPPNGYKKPIPWPQSRDKIWFNNVPHTRLVEDKGGQNWIRREKDKFVFPGGGTQFIHGADQYLDQISQMIPGISFGLRTRVALDIGCGVASFGAFLMQRNTTTLSVAPKDVHENQIQFALERGVPAMVAVFATRRLLYPSQSFEMIHCSRCRINWTRDDGILLLEVNRMLRAGGYFVWAAQPVYKHEDNLQEQWKEMLDLTNRICWELIKKEGYIAVWRKPLNNSCYVNREAGTKPPLCRPDDDPDDVWYVNMKPCITRLPDNGYGANVSSWPARLHDPPERLQSIQMDAYISRKEIMKAESRFWLEVVESYVRVFRWKEFKLRNVLDMKAGFGGFAAALNDLGLDCWVMNVVPVSGFNTLPVIYDRGLVGTMHDWCEPFDTYPRTYDLIHAAFLFSVEKKRCNITNIMLEMDRMLRPEGRVYIRDSLSLMDQLQQVAKAIGWTAGVHDTGEGPHASVRILICDKRM from the exons ATGAAACTCACCGACGTTGGATTCGACGTAGTGAAGTCACCGAGACTAATCAAATTGATCGCCTTCGCGTTTCTCTCGATCTCAACAATTTTCTTATTCAACCACTTCTCAGATTCCTTCTCTTATCCATCTCTTCGTTTCCCCGTCTCTTCCTCCTCAAACGTCACCGAAGCTATTCAAACCTCCGATACGGAATcagcaccaccaccactaccagTACCATCTCCTCCACCTCCACAGCGTCCGCGTCTCAAGATTTCGCCTCCTCCGCTTCCACCGACAGTGGTGCGAACTGGAATCGTCGACGAGAATGGCGCCATGTCTGATTCTTTCGAGATCGGCGGATTCGATCCCGATTCCGTCGACGAGCTTAAATCCGCCACCGGGAATTCATCGGCCACGTCGGTAGATAATGATTCAGAAGCCGGATTCCGGATTGAGAAATTCAACTTTTGTGAGAAGACGAAGACGGATCACATTCCTTGCTTAGACaacgaagaagagatcaagagatTGAACAGTACCGATCGAGGAGAGAATTACGAGAGACATTGTCCTAAACAGAGCCTCGATTGCTTGATTCCTCCTCCAAATGGTTATAAGAAACCAATCCCATGGCCACAAAGCAGAGACAAG ATATGGTTCAATAATGTGCCTCATACACGCTTAGTGGAAGATAAAGGTGGTCAAAATTGGAttagaagagagaaagacaagTTTGTTTTCCCTGGTGGTGGAACTCAGTTCATCCATGGAGCTGATCAGTATTTAGACCAGATCTCCCAG ATGATTCCTGGTATTTCGTTTGGATTACGCACTCGTGTTGCCTTGGATATTGGCTGTGGTGTAGCGAGCTTTGGTGCGTTTTTGATGCAGCGTAACACTACAACCTTATCTGTAGCACCAAAAGATGTCCATGAGAATCAGATACAGTTTGCGTTGGAGCGTGGTGTGCCTGCAATGGTTGCTGTCTTTGCCACACGGAGATTGTTGTATCCTAGCCAATCTTTTGAGATGATTCATTGTTCCAGATGCAGAATTAATTGGACCCGCGATG ATGGGATACTTCTTCTTGAAGTTAATAGAATGCTTAGAGCAGGAGGGTACTTTGTTTGGGCTGCACAACCCGTTTACAAACATGAGGATAACTTGCAAGAGCAGTGGAAAG AAATGTTAGACCTTACGAACAGAATCTGTTGGGAGCTTATCAAGAAAGAGGGATATATTGCTGTGTGGAGGAAGCCTCTAAACAACAGCTGCTATGTCAATCGTGAAGCTGGAACAAAGCCTCCTTTGTGCCGACCTGATGATGATCCTGACGATGTTTG GTATGTGAATATGAAACCATGCATCACCCGGTTACCTGATAATGGTTATGGGGCTAATGTCTCCTCATGGCCTGCACGTCTTCATGATCCGCCAGAGAGGCTACAGAGCATTCAAATGGATGCCTATATATCCCGAAAGGAAATTATGAAGGCAGAGTCTAGATTTTGGTTAGAGGTAGTAGAGAGTTATGTGCGGGTTTTCCGATGGAAGGAGTTCAAGCTGAGGAATGTTCTGGACATGAAAGCTGGTTTTGGAGG TTTTGCGGCAGCACTAAACGATCTCGGGCTTGACTGTTGGGTAATGAACGTTGTTCCTGTTAGTGGATTCAACACCTTGCCAGTTATTTATGACCGTGGGCTTGTTGGAACAATGCATGACTG GTGTGAGCCATTTGACACGTACCCAAGAACATATGACCTGATACATGCTGCATTTCTCTTCTCTGTTGAGAAGAAGAG GTGCAACATTACAAACATTATGTTGGAAATGGATCGGATGCTGAGACCGGAAGGACGGGTATACATAAGGGATTCACTGTCTTTGATGGATCAACTTCAACAAGTGGCTAAAGCCATCGGTTGGACAGCTGGGGTTCATGATACCGGGGAAGGACCCCATGCAAGCGTTAGGATTCTCATCTGCGATAAACGGAtgtga